In Coleofasciculaceae cyanobacterium, the genomic stretch GAGCGTGCTAGCGTAGGACGAGAAGCAGCCATGAAGAGAGGGGTCAGATTTGGTCGTCCGAGAAAACTCTCCTCAGAACAAAAAGAACTAATTCTAAAATTGAGAGAAGAAGGTAAGTCGGCAACCGAGTTAGCTAAAACCTTCAATGTAGACCGTTCCACCATTTATCGTTTATCAAATGTCTGAATCAAAGAGTGATTCATTACCAAACCTTAGCGAACTACCAGAAAGTTCAAGAGCAATAGCTTGGGAACGATATCAGCTTTTACGCCCTCATCTAGAAGACTCCGTTCCTCTCAGCCAAGTAGCAAAAGAGGCTGAAATTCCCTTCAGAACCGCCCAGCGTTGGGTAGCCAACTACAAAAAACTAGGGTTAGCTGGATTATGCCGTAGCAAGCGCAAAGATAGTGGTACTTATCGAGTAGTAGACCCTCAAGTTAAAAAATTGATTGAAGGGTTAGCCCTACAAAAACCCCCAAAGAGTATTGCGAGCATTCACCGTCTGGTCAGGGATTGGTGTATTCGTTCTCAAATATCTGTTCCTTCTTACAATACTGTTTACAGCATCATTGGCGATCTTAACCCTGGTTTATTAACTCTAGCTCACCAAGGAACAAAAGCTTTCAAGCAAACATTTGAATTGCTCCATCGTCATGACGCAGAGAAGCCAAATGCTATCTGGCAAGCAGATCATACCCTGCTAGATATCTGGATCAAAGATGAAAAAGAACAGCCAGTCAGACCTTGGCTTACAGTGATTATGGATGATTATAGTAGAGCGATCGCGGGATACTATATTTCCTTGTCTGCACCCTCTGCTTTACAAACAGCATTGGCTTTAAAACAGGGCATTTGGCGGAAAAACAATCCTGCATGGCATATCTGCGGTATTCCAGAAATTCTTTACACAGATCATGGCAGCGATTTTACTTCTCATCATATAGAACAGGTTTGTCTTGACCTCAAAATCAGACTGATATTCTCCACCATTGGCGAACCCAGAGGTAGAGGAAAAATCGAGCGATTCTTCAGAACAGTCAATCAACTACTGTTAGCCAAATTACCAGGCTATGCACCGCCAGGACACAAATCACCCAATCCAGTTCTGAATTTTAATCAACTCGAACGGGAGTTTGAAAGCTTTTTACTGGAATATCATCAAGCAGAACACAGCCAAACATCTGAAGCTCCCCAAAAACGCTGGAACAAGGGGGGATTTCTCCCACAACTGCCAGAATCAATCGAAAAACTAGATCTGCTGCTGCTGACTATTAGAGATACAAGACGTATTCGACGAGATGGCATTAAATTCCAAGGCTTGAGATATACCGACCCCTTATTGGCAAACTATATCGGCGAAGATGTCAACATTCGTTATGACCCCAGAGACATGACGGAAATCAGAGTTTATCACCAGAACAAATTTCTCTGTCGTGCTATCTGTCCCGAATTATCTACAAAAACCGTTACTCTCAAAGAGATTAAGGCTGCTCGCAACCAAAGACGCAAACAACTCAAGCAGCAGATTAAAGATAGAGTCTCAATTGTCGATGCTTTAATGGGAAATCCCCAATCATCCTCGAATGCTAATTCAACTCCAGAAACAATTAAGAATAGTCCACCCCCCAAGCACAAGTTAAAGCTGTATTTTAATGAATAATTTCGATTCTATTGACGATACTAAAGCATTCTCCGAACAACAGTCATTCATTGTTACTAAAGAATATCGTCGGTTCGCTGAATTTTGCGATGCTTGTCTGAGAGAACAATATATTGGCTTGTGCTATGGTTCTCCTGGCGTGGGAAAAACCCTTTCAGCCCGTTATTACACCAAGTGGTTTTTCTTGGAAACTAGACTTCAACCTCATCTGCCCTATGCTCCTCTGCTCCCAGAACTCAAAGATTGTGACAAATTATTTTATACTGCTCCTGTTTCTAGTCCTCCCCGATTAATTCGTGAAAATATCAGGAGTCTGCGAGTGGAGTTAGGACGCTTCAACTCAGAATTTTCCGTCCCTGGTCAACAAGATGTCCCTGCTTATGCAGTGGCAGACCATTGTAAACTGATTATCGTTGATGAAACAGAGCGTCTCAGTCTTACCGCCATTGACCAGTTGCGAGAAATCTATGACCGTGGCGATATAGGCTTAATTTTTATTGGAATGCCAGGATTGGAGAAAAAACTATCTCGATATCCTCAACTTTAC encodes the following:
- a CDS encoding AAA family ATPase, which produces MNNFDSIDDTKAFSEQQSFIVTKEYRRFAEFCDACLREQYIGLCYGSPGVGKTLSARYYTKWFFLETRLQPHLPYAPLLPELKDCDKLFYTAPVSSPPRLIRENIRSLRVELGRFNSEFSVPGQQDVPAYAVADHCKLIIVDETERLSLTAIDQLREIYDRGDIGLIFIGMPGLEKKLSRYPQLYSRIGFAHNYRALSREEMRFLLSHYWEQFGLSLDPNDYTDDEAVATISRITNGNFRLLNRLFRQIQRVMKVNELNCITAEVVEGARECLVIGTV
- a CDS encoding Mu transposase C-terminal domain-containing protein is translated as MSESKSDSLPNLSELPESSRAIAWERYQLLRPHLEDSVPLSQVAKEAEIPFRTAQRWVANYKKLGLAGLCRSKRKDSGTYRVVDPQVKKLIEGLALQKPPKSIASIHRLVRDWCIRSQISVPSYNTVYSIIGDLNPGLLTLAHQGTKAFKQTFELLHRHDAEKPNAIWQADHTLLDIWIKDEKEQPVRPWLTVIMDDYSRAIAGYYISLSAPSALQTALALKQGIWRKNNPAWHICGIPEILYTDHGSDFTSHHIEQVCLDLKIRLIFSTIGEPRGRGKIERFFRTVNQLLLAKLPGYAPPGHKSPNPVLNFNQLEREFESFLLEYHQAEHSQTSEAPQKRWNKGGFLPQLPESIEKLDLLLLTIRDTRRIRRDGIKFQGLRYTDPLLANYIGEDVNIRYDPRDMTEIRVYHQNKFLCRAICPELSTKTVTLKEIKAARNQRRKQLKQQIKDRVSIVDALMGNPQSSSNANSTPETIKNSPPPKHKLKLYFNE